In the genome of Ensifer sp. WSM1721, the window CCTTCTTCCATCTGCTCCTCGGCAGACTGGTTTTCTTCGGCGGGCGCGGCGTCGGAACCTTCCTCCTCCTCGCTGGCGTTCTCGTCCTGCTCCTGGCTGCGCGGCTGATCCTCGTCCGTCTCGCTTTCCTGCTCGTCCGGCTCGATGTCGTCCTCGCCATATTTCTCGGCGACGTCCATCGAAGCCAGCATGTCGCGCACGACGCGGGCAAAAGCCTGCTGGTCGTTGATCGCGGCCGAAAGGTTGCGCATGTCGCCGCCGGCCTTTTTCTCGATGAAGTCGCGCCACAGGTCGAGCACCTGGCCGGCCGAAGCCGGCGGCTTCTCGCCGGTCAGCTTCTCGCGCACCATCAGCGCCACCGCCTCTTCGAGCGGCGCATCCGCCTGCGCGTCGATCGCGGCGAAGTTCGCCTTGGAGTATTTCTCATCGAGCATCGAGGAAAGGTTGTCGGCAACGCCCGGCATTCTGAGCGCACCGATCGCCTCGACGCGCGCCTGCTCGACGGCGTCGAAGATCGCGCGCGCATCCGCCCCTTGCGGCGACATCGTCGCGTGGATGCGGGCATCGTGGCAGGCTTTGCGCAGCGCCATCGAATCGCCGAGCCCGCGCGCGACGGCCAACTCGTGCCGGCTCGGGCGCTTCGAAAGCTCCGGCAGACGGATGCGTTCGCCCGTCATTCCGGGTCGCTCGTTCGCAAAGGCGACCTCAAGCTCCGCATCACCGGCGATCGAGCGGATGCAGCCGGAAAGCGCCCGCTTGAACGGTTCGGCGGCGTTCTCCCTCGTTTGCGGCTTCGCCTTGGAATTCGAGCTCACGACAGTTCCTTCTTCAGCCGGACTGGCCGACATCTCCGAACGCATCGATTCTAAATGGGATTGGAGCGGGATGAAACCTCCCGCTTCAAGGTCGCAGCCGGCTTGTCACCGAGCCGGAGCTTCGGGAGGCCTCAGGCGGTTGCTTCGAGCACGATGTTGGCGGCGCTCTCCTTGAGCTCGACGCCGAAGGCGCGCTGGTAATGCTCGGCGACCAGCGCTCTCTCCAGCTCGTCGCACTTGTTGAGGAAGGTCACACGGAAGGCAAAGGCGATGTCGCCGAATATATAGGCGTTCTCGGCCCAGGTGATCACGGTGCGCGGGCTCATCACGGTCGAGAGGTCGCCGTTGATGAAGGCGGCACGCGTGAGATCGGCGACGCGCACCATTTTCGATACCGTATCGCGTCCCTTGCCGGCGACGAAGCCCTTGACCTTGGCGGCGACGATGTCGACTTCCTTGTCGTGCGGCAGGTAGTTGAGCGCCGTGACGATCGACCAGCGGTCCATCTGCGCCTGGTTGATCTGCTGCGTGCCGTGATAGAGCCCGGTCGTGTCGCCGAGGCCGACCGTGTTGGCGGTGGCGAAGAGCCGGAAGGCCGGATGCGGACGAATGACGCGGCTCTGGTCGAGCAGTGTCAGGCGACCGGAGGATTCGAGCACGCGCTGGATCACGAACATGACGTCCGGACGGCCGGCATCATATTCGTCGAAAACGAGCGCGACATTGTGCTGGTAGGCCCACGGCAGGATGCCGTCCTTGAATTCGGTCACCTGCATCCCGTCCTTGACGACGATCGCATCCTTGCCGACGAGATCGATACGGCTCACATGGCTGTCGAGGTTGATGCGCACGCAAGGCCAGTTGAGACGCGCCGCGACCTGCTCGATATGGGTCGACTTGCCGGTGCCGTGATAACCCGAAACCATGACGCGGCGGTTATGGGCGAAACCGGCAAGAATGGCGAGCGTCGTCTCACGATCGAAGAGATAGTCTGGATCGATATCGGGCACATAGGCGTCGCCCTTTGAATAGGCGGGAACGCGCAAATCCGTATCGATGCCGAAAACCTCCCGGACCGAGATCGTCGTGTCGGGGAGGTTGGAAATGTCGAGGTCAATCTTGCTCATCACAACTCCAGAGCGGCCGCCGGACGGCACCCGCGCATTCGCCTGCAAATAGTATTTTCTGTCATAATCCGCGTTGTTAGCAGAAACCAGCCTGTTTTAACAATTGGTAGGCTTGGATAACCGCCCGAAAGCGGTCTTCCGATCCCCTGTCTCCGCCATTCGCATCGGGGTGGTGTTTCTTGACGAGCTCCTTGTAGGCGGCCTTGATGTCGGCAGCGGTCGCCGAGGCCGCGACCCCGAGTGTCTCGAAGGCCTTCGCCTCGAGCGTCTTCAGCTTGCGCAGGCGCGGTTCGTGCCGGGCCTGCCGGGCGCGCGCCTCGTTGAAGAAGCCGAACGGATCGCGCATGCGGGCCTGCGCGCCGGCGCTGCCGGAGCGCGTCTGAGACTGCGTCGGACCGTTGCGGGCATTCTTGTTGACGCCGACCGTCCAGGTAGGACGATGACCGGTGATCGCTTCCTTCTGATAGCGGGCGATCTCGGTATCGGACAATCCGGAAAAGTAATTGTACCCTTTGTTGTATTCCTTCACATGCTCGAAGCAGAACATGAAATATTCGCCCTCGGCGTTGCGGCCGACCGGCGCCCGATGCACCGCTTTCTTGTCGCAGCCGTCCCACTGGCACACAGGCGCAGACGGCTCCACGCGCGCTTCCCCCCTCGGGCGCGTTCTGATGCGGTCGAAATATTTTGAATCGAGTTTCATGGCGCACATTATGGGGTTTACAGAGGGCCACAACAAGAATTGACAAAGCGGAATGTTGCTGGCTTTGTGCGGCTATTTTGCATCGCACGGACCTTGCCAGCCGCTCGATCTCGACGCACCGGCAAACAGGGAAATGGGACGGAAAGATGTCGCTGCAAAGCCGTATCGAAGAGAAGCTCGTGCAGGCCTTCCAGCCCGAACGCCTGATGGTGATCAACGAGAGCCATCTGCATGCCGGCCATCAGCCCGGTTTCGACGGCGGCGGCGAGACGCATATGCGTATCCGCATCGTCTCGAGCGCCTTTGCCGGCATGAGCCGCGTCGCGCGCCACCGGGCGATTAACGATCTCCTGAAGCCCGAACTCGACGCCGGACTGCACGCGCTCGCCGTGGAACCGGCCGCTCCTGGAGAGCCGACGCGTTGGTGAGATCAGCCGGCAGGGCTGTCTTCCTCGGCGGCGCGAATGCGCAACTTAGTGATCCGGTTCTTCACCCGCTTCATGACGATGAAACGCTTGCCATAGAAAGTGAAGGCCTGCCGCTCCTCCGGAATGCTCTTCGATTCATGGATGACGAGACCGGCGACAGTCGTCGCCTCCTCGTCCGGCAGCGACCAGTCGAGCGCGCGGTTGAGGTCGCGGATCGGCACGGATCCATCGACGACGATCGAGCCGTCGGCCTCCTGACGGACGCCCTGAATGTCGAGGTCGTGCTCATCGGCGATGTCGCCGACGATCTCTTCCAGGATATCCTCGAGCGTTACGAGCCCTTGCACCTGGCCGTATTCGTCGACGACGATGGCAAGATGCAGCTTGCGCCTGAGAAAGGCGTTGAGCTGGTCCTTGAGATTGGTCGTGTCGGGGACGAACCAGGGTTTCTGCGCGAGCTTGACGATGTCGATCGTCTCGGCCTGCACATCCGGCTCGGCAAGCGCCCTGAGCAAATCCTTAGAATGGATGACGCCGATGATGTTGTCGGCGGAGCCCCGCCACAGCGGCAGGCGCGTGAACGGGCTTTCGAGTATTTCCCGGACGCAGACGGCGGGCGGATCGTCGGCATTGATCGCTCGCATCGCGGTGCGATGGATCATGACGTCGGAAACTTCGAGTTCGCCGAGATCAAGCACGCCCCCGAGCAAGTCGCGGTCCGCCTTCACGAACGAGCCTTCGCGATGGAGCAGATCGACGGCACCCCGCAGTTCCTCCTGCGCGGTGAGCATCGGCACCTCCGATGACAGGTTTACTCCGAAAAGGCTCAGCATGCGCCGGACAATCGCATTCACCAGATTGGAGACGGGACCGATCACCGCGATGAAGGGCCTCACTGTCGGTGCCACCGCAAGCGCGGAACGATCGGGCGACGCGAGCGCCCAGCTTTTCGGCAGAACTTCGGCGAAGACAACGAAGAGGACCGTCATCGCAAGCGTTGCAATTGCGACGCCGTAAACGCCGAAGAGGCGGATCGACAGGTTCGTCGCCAGAGACGAGGCGAGGATGATGACGAGGATGTTGCCGATGAGCAGCGCCCCAATCAAACGGTCGCGGCTCTCGATCAATCCGTTGACGATGCCGGCGCGTGCGTCGCCATTGCTCTCGAGCATATGCATTCGTGACCGGGACGCCGCGTTCAACGCCGCTTCCGATGCGGAGAAGAAGGCGGAAAGCAGGAGCAGACCAATGACCGAAACGAGAGACGGCCAATGATCCGCCAGAAACGCCAGGAATGCGCCGCCGCTCATCAGGGATGTTTTTCCTTAAGGAAGCTCAGCACTTCCGAAGACGGAACGTCGTCGGCGACGAAGGACTGCCCGATCCCTCGCGTTAGGATGAAGGTAAGCTTGCCGCCTTTCACCTTCTTGTCCTGAACGATCGCCTCCATCAGCCGCTCCGCCGGCGGTAGCGTCCCGGGAATGTCCCCCATGCGCGTCGGCAGGCCGACGGCCCTGAGATGGGCCTCCACGCGCCGTGCGTCGTCCGGGCTTGCGAGGTTCATCCGGGCAGAGAACTCATGCGCAAGCACCATGCCGATCGCAACGCCCTCCCCGTGCACCAGCCGCGCGCTGTCGTACTCGGTCGCCGCTTCCAGCGCATGGCCGAAGGTGTGGCCGAGATTGAGAAGCGCCCTGAGGCCATTTTCTCGCTCGTCCGCGGCAACGACATCGGCCTTGGCCTGGCAACTGACGGCGATGGCCTCGATCCGGGCCGGTCCGCCGGCAAAGACCGCCTGCCAGTTCTGTTCGAGCCAATGGAAGAACTCGGGCTTGTCGATCAGCCCGTATTTCGCGACCTCGGCATAGCCGGCGCGGAACTCGCGCTGGCTCAGGCTATCGAGCACGTCGGTATCGGCAAGAACAAGCTCGGGCTGGTGGAAGACGCCGATCAGGTTCTTCCCGTGCGGCGAATTGATGCCGGTCTTGCCGCCGACGGAGGAATCGACCTGTGCCAGAAGCGAGGTCGGAATCTGGATAAAGCGTGAGCCGCGGCGGACGATGCCGGCGGCAAAGCCGGTGAGGTCGCCGATCACGCCGCCTCCGAGCGCGATCACCGCGTCGTTGCGCTCGATCCTGGCGCCGAGGATCGCCTCGCAAACCGGAATGAGGTGTTCGAAGCTCTTGGTCTTCTCCCCTGCCGGCAATACGAGAGAGATCGCCTCGATACTACTTTCCTTAAGACTCGCCATCAGCGGCTCGAGATAGCGCGGCGCGACGTTCTCGTCCGTTATCACCGCCATCTTCCTGCCATTGAGGCGGGCCGCGATCTCTCGGCCCGCCGCGGCGATCAGACCGGGGCCGATGAGGATGTCATAGGAACGGTCGCCGAGGTTCACGCGAACCTTGCGCTCGGCGGCGGGCAGCTCATTACTGTTCATCGTTTCAGGCTTTCTGGTAATCGGCGATGGCGGCGAGGACCTCTTCGACCATCGTTTCCTTTTTCACGTCGCGCGAGAGGACTGTAAGATCCGCCTCCGCGTAGATCGGATACCGCGCACGCATCAGGTTCTCGAGCGTCTGCTTGGGGTTCTCGGTCTTCAGAAGCGGACGGGTGTCGCGCTTGTTCACCCGCTCCCAGAGCACGTCGAGTTCCGCGTTGAGCCAGATCGTCAGGCCGCCCTTCTTGATCTGCCGCCGCGAACGTTCGTTGATATAGGCGCCGCCGCCGGTCGAGACCACGCGCGGCCCGGACCGGAGCAGCCGCTTCAGCACGCGAGCTTCGAGCGCCCGGAACTCTTCCTCGCCATAGGTGGCGAAGAGATCGCTGATCGTCATGCGCGAGACCCGCTCGATTTCATGGTCGGAATCGATGAAGGGAATACCGAGCGCCTGGGCGGTCAGGCGCCCGATCGCCGATTTTCCCGCTCCCATCAGACCGATGAAAACGAGATTGCGCTTACCGAGGGCGCGCTTTGCCCTTTCGGCCAGCGTCGCGGAAACCGGTTCGGTCACGTCGTTCATTGCGCTTCATATTCCCCATTCCTCTCCGGTATCGACAAATCGGCGGGGAGCGTCAAGTCGTCGCGCGGCCTTCTTGAACTTGGCCGCGGAGCCGTTCATATAGGCACGCACTGCATGATCGCATCCTTGATCGGCTCCAATTTCAGGGATCGTGCAGAGGAGACTGAAATGCCGACCCTCTTCCGGTTTCTGTTCATCTGCGCCGTTATGGCCGGCATTATCTACGCCACGATGGTGGCGCTCGTCACCTTGGTCGACCCGGTGGAGCGGGACGTCACGGTGCGCATTCCCACAGAACGGGTCAACAAGCCGCAATGACTGATCTGTCAGAGGCCCACCTCGAAGCCTTCCTGGAGATGATGAGCGCCGAGCGCGGCGCAGCGGTCAACACGCTGCAATCCTATGAACGCGACCTCAAGGACGCGCTCTCATTCCTGCGCTCGCGCGGCACGCGGCTGATCACCGCCACCGCCGACGATCTAAGAAGCTATCTCTCCCATCTCGCCGGCGAAGGTTTCAAGCCCTCTTCGCAGGCCCGGCGCCTTTCGGCGCTCAGGCAATTCTACAAGTTCCTCTATGCGGAAGGCTTACGCGGCGACGATCCGACGGGCATCCTCGACGCGCCGAAAAAGGGCCGCGCCCTGCCGAAGACGCTCAGCATCGACGACGTCAGCAAACTGATCGGCCAGGCGGAGGCGGAGGCGCAATCGGGCGGCGACGACGCGCTTTCCAAGTTGCGCATGCACGCGCTGATCGAACTCCTCTACGCTACTGGCATGCGCGTCAGCGAACTCGTGTCGCTGCCGGCAAGCGTTCTCTCGCAGAACGGCCGCTTCCTGGTGATCCGCGGCAAGGGCAACAAGGAACGGCTGGTGCCGCTGTCGCAGGCGGCGATCCGTGCCATGCGGGCCTATGGCGAAGTGCTGCGGGGAAAGGAAGACGGCGCCGACAGCCCCTGGCTCTTCCCCTCCTACGGTAAGTCCGGTTATCTGCCGCGCCAGGTCTTCGCCCGCGATCTGAAGGGCCTTGCCGCGCGCGCAGGCATCAGGGTCGCGGCGATCTCCCCGCATGTCCTGCGCCATGCCTTCGCCAGCCATCTGCTCGCCAACGGCGCCGACCTTCGCGCCGTGCAGGAACTGCTCGGGCACTCGGACATTTCGACGACACAAATCTATACGCATGTGCTGGACGAACGCCTGCATGAGCTCGTGCAGAACCATCACCCCCTTGCCAAACAGGCGAAAAAACAGGATTAGGACCGCGGACAGATTGGCTTGGCAGGGCGGCCTTGCCGAAAAATGATCGGAAACGCATCTGATGCACAACTATCTCGACTTCGAAAAACCCATCTCTGATCTCGAAGGCAAGATTCTCGAACTGAAGAAGCTCGCCGGCGAAGACGAGAGCGTGAACACGTCAGACGAGATCGCCCGGCTCGAGGGGCGCGTCCGCGATGCGATGGCCGATATCTATTCCAAACTGTCCCCCTGGCAAAAGACCCAGGTCGCCCGCCATCCTTCGCGCCCGCATTTCCTCGACTAC includes:
- a CDS encoding HlyC/CorC family transporter; this translates as MSGGAFLAFLADHWPSLVSVIGLLLLSAFFSASEAALNAASRSRMHMLESNGDARAGIVNGLIESRDRLIGALLIGNILVIILASSLATNLSIRLFGVYGVAIATLAMTVLFVVFAEVLPKSWALASPDRSALAVAPTVRPFIAVIGPVSNLVNAIVRRMLSLFGVNLSSEVPMLTAQEELRGAVDLLHREGSFVKADRDLLGGVLDLGELEVSDVMIHRTAMRAINADDPPAVCVREILESPFTRLPLWRGSADNIIGVIHSKDLLRALAEPDVQAETIDIVKLAQKPWFVPDTTNLKDQLNAFLRRKLHLAIVVDEYGQVQGLVTLEDILEEIVGDIADEHDLDIQGVRQEADGSIVVDGSVPIRDLNRALDWSLPDEEATTVAGLVIHESKSIPEERQAFTFYGKRFIVMKRVKNRITKLRIRAAEEDSPAG
- the cobS gene encoding cobaltochelatase subunit CobS, coding for MSKIDLDISNLPDTTISVREVFGIDTDLRVPAYSKGDAYVPDIDPDYLFDRETTLAILAGFAHNRRVMVSGYHGTGKSTHIEQVAARLNWPCVRINLDSHVSRIDLVGKDAIVVKDGMQVTEFKDGILPWAYQHNVALVFDEYDAGRPDVMFVIQRVLESSGRLTLLDQSRVIRPHPAFRLFATANTVGLGDTTGLYHGTQQINQAQMDRWSIVTALNYLPHDKEVDIVAAKVKGFVAGKGRDTVSKMVRVADLTRAAFINGDLSTVMSPRTVITWAENAYIFGDIAFAFRVTFLNKCDELERALVAEHYQRAFGVELKESAANIVLEATA
- the xerD gene encoding site-specific tyrosine recombinase XerD codes for the protein MTDLSEAHLEAFLEMMSAERGAAVNTLQSYERDLKDALSFLRSRGTRLITATADDLRSYLSHLAGEGFKPSSQARRLSALRQFYKFLYAEGLRGDDPTGILDAPKKGRALPKTLSIDDVSKLIGQAEAEAQSGGDDALSKLRMHALIELLYATGMRVSELVSLPASVLSQNGRFLVIRGKGNKERLVPLSQAAIRAMRAYGEVLRGKEDGADSPWLFPSYGKSGYLPRQVFARDLKGLAARAGIRVAAISPHVLRHAFASHLLANGADLRAVQELLGHSDISTTQIYTHVLDERLHELVQNHHPLAKQAKKQD
- a CDS encoding shikimate kinase translates to MNDVTEPVSATLAERAKRALGKRNLVFIGLMGAGKSAIGRLTAQALGIPFIDSDHEIERVSRMTISDLFATYGEEEFRALEARVLKRLLRSGPRVVSTGGGAYINERSRRQIKKGGLTIWLNAELDVLWERVNKRDTRPLLKTENPKQTLENLMRARYPIYAEADLTVLSRDVKKETMVEEVLAAIADYQKA
- a CDS encoding J domain-containing protein, whose product is MCAMKLDSKYFDRIRTRPRGEARVEPSAPVCQWDGCDKKAVHRAPVGRNAEGEYFMFCFEHVKEYNKGYNYFSGLSDTEIARYQKEAITGHRPTWTVGVNKNARNGPTQSQTRSGSAGAQARMRDPFGFFNEARARQARHEPRLRKLKTLEAKAFETLGVAASATAADIKAAYKELVKKHHPDANGGDRGSEDRFRAVIQAYQLLKQAGFC
- the aroB gene encoding 3-dehydroquinate synthase, yielding MNSNELPAAERKVRVNLGDRSYDILIGPGLIAAAGREIAARLNGRKMAVITDENVAPRYLEPLMASLKESSIEAISLVLPAGEKTKSFEHLIPVCEAILGARIERNDAVIALGGGVIGDLTGFAAGIVRRGSRFIQIPTSLLAQVDSSVGGKTGINSPHGKNLIGVFHQPELVLADTDVLDSLSQREFRAGYAEVAKYGLIDKPEFFHWLEQNWQAVFAGGPARIEAIAVSCQAKADVVAADERENGLRALLNLGHTFGHALEAATEYDSARLVHGEGVAIGMVLAHEFSARMNLASPDDARRVEAHLRAVGLPTRMGDIPGTLPPAERLMEAIVQDKKVKGGKLTFILTRGIGQSFVADDVPSSEVLSFLKEKHP
- a CDS encoding BolA family transcriptional regulator, producing the protein MSLQSRIEEKLVQAFQPERLMVINESHLHAGHQPGFDGGGETHMRIRIVSSAFAGMSRVARHRAINDLLKPELDAGLHALAVEPAAPGEPTRW